Proteins from a genomic interval of Rhodococcoides fascians A25f:
- a CDS encoding MMPL family transporter, with protein sequence MATYLYRIGRFAYRRKGIVLGLWLAILVLAGVGAATLSGPTANSFSIPGTPAQAALDLQSERFGTAEDPLTAVSAEYVFQAPDGQSLDTPQYTSAIDATIAEIEKVDAAKPAEGGQPLANPVAANQSIIERYTQAATDAGTPADQVAADAAATSPLSPNGNVGTITVPINVELADVTDQIRTQLDEAAQPARDAGLTVLLGGTVAQENVSPGGSSEIVGLAVAAVVLLIMFGSAAAASLPLITAIVGIGISSLAITTASGFASLSSFTPVLAIMIGLAVAIDYSLFILARYRHELTLTDNREEAVGRSVGTAGSAVVFAGATVLIALVALRVVGIPFLSQMGLAAGFAVFVAVLIALTFLPAMLGLYKGKAFAGKIKFVNTTDPEDPNATPTNGLRWARFLVKRPALGLIGGIVLLGVIAGPTTGLSLALPSTATADPSTPARQAYDIVDEGFGPGRNGPLLVIADASNVAEADRTASFGKVVETITGQSDVTNAQIIAVNQAGDTAQILVTPSSSPNSEQTKNLVANLRDAEPGVVASDGVSYGVTGQTALELDVSERLQDALIPYLAVVVGLAFVLLMLVFRSILVPLTATLGFLLSVLATFGATVFIFQEGGLGLISNPQPIVSFMPIFLIGVVFGLAMDYQVFLVSRMREEFVHGAAAKDAVVNGFKYGARVVTSAAVIMISVFAAFIAEPDSFIKSIGFALAAAVFFDAFVVRMVLIPSVMALLGDKAWWLPKWLDKILPNVDIEGAKLKTAPEKTL encoded by the coding sequence GTGGCCACCTATCTCTACCGAATCGGAAGATTCGCGTACCGACGCAAGGGCATCGTCCTCGGACTGTGGCTGGCGATTCTGGTCCTCGCCGGAGTGGGCGCGGCGACGCTGTCCGGTCCCACCGCGAACTCGTTCAGCATCCCGGGTACACCCGCGCAGGCTGCACTGGACCTGCAGTCCGAGCGCTTCGGCACCGCCGAGGATCCGCTGACCGCGGTCAGCGCCGAGTACGTGTTCCAGGCACCCGACGGGCAGTCGCTGGACACTCCGCAGTACACCTCGGCGATCGACGCCACCATCGCCGAGATCGAGAAGGTCGACGCCGCCAAACCCGCCGAAGGTGGTCAGCCGCTGGCGAATCCGGTTGCAGCCAACCAGTCGATCATCGAGCGATACACCCAGGCGGCAACGGACGCGGGCACTCCCGCAGACCAGGTAGCAGCCGACGCAGCGGCCACCTCCCCGCTCAGCCCCAACGGCAACGTCGGCACGATCACCGTGCCGATCAACGTCGAACTCGCCGACGTCACCGACCAGATCCGCACCCAGCTCGACGAGGCGGCACAGCCCGCTCGTGACGCCGGACTGACCGTCCTCCTCGGCGGTACCGTCGCGCAGGAGAACGTCTCGCCCGGTGGCAGTTCGGAAATCGTGGGCCTCGCCGTCGCCGCCGTCGTGCTGCTCATCATGTTCGGATCCGCTGCGGCTGCCAGCCTGCCGCTCATCACCGCCATCGTCGGAATCGGTATCTCGAGCCTCGCGATCACCACGGCGTCCGGCTTCGCGAGCCTGTCGTCGTTCACTCCGGTGCTCGCGATCATGATCGGCCTGGCCGTCGCGATCGACTACTCCCTGTTCATCCTCGCCCGCTACCGACACGAGCTGACGCTCACCGACAACCGCGAGGAAGCCGTCGGACGGTCTGTGGGAACGGCGGGATCGGCCGTGGTGTTCGCCGGTGCTACGGTGCTCATCGCCCTCGTGGCACTCCGAGTGGTCGGCATTCCGTTCCTGTCGCAGATGGGTCTCGCCGCAGGTTTTGCAGTGTTCGTCGCGGTACTGATCGCGCTCACCTTCCTGCCGGCGATGCTCGGTCTGTACAAGGGCAAGGCCTTCGCAGGCAAGATCAAGTTCGTCAACACCACCGACCCGGAAGACCCCAACGCCACCCCCACCAACGGACTGCGTTGGGCTCGGTTCCTGGTCAAGAGGCCCGCACTGGGACTGATCGGCGGCATCGTCCTGCTCGGCGTCATCGCAGGACCCACCACCGGTCTGTCGTTGGCACTGCCGTCCACCGCTACCGCCGACCCGTCGACGCCCGCCCGTCAGGCCTACGACATCGTCGACGAGGGCTTCGGGCCGGGACGCAACGGCCCACTACTGGTCATCGCCGACGCGTCCAACGTCGCCGAGGCCGATCGGACGGCGTCGTTCGGCAAGGTCGTCGAGACCATCACCGGGCAATCCGACGTGACCAACGCCCAGATCATCGCCGTCAACCAGGCCGGCGACACCGCACAGATCCTGGTCACCCCGTCGTCCTCGCCGAACAGTGAGCAGACGAAGAACCTCGTGGCGAATCTGCGCGACGCCGAACCCGGCGTCGTGGCCAGCGACGGCGTCTCCTACGGAGTCACCGGTCAGACGGCACTCGAACTGGACGTCTCGGAACGACTGCAGGACGCGTTGATCCCGTACCTCGCAGTGGTGGTCGGCCTGGCATTCGTACTGCTGATGCTGGTGTTCCGCTCCATCCTGGTGCCGCTCACCGCAACGCTCGGGTTCCTGCTCAGCGTGCTCGCGACCTTCGGTGCCACGGTGTTCATCTTCCAAGAGGGTGGACTCGGCCTGATCTCCAACCCGCAGCCGATCGTCAGCTTCATGCCGATCTTCCTCATCGGTGTGGTGTTCGGTCTCGCGATGGATTACCAGGTGTTCCTCGTCTCGCGTATGCGTGAGGAGTTCGTGCACGGCGCGGCCGCCAAGGATGCCGTCGTCAACGGTTTCAAGTACGGCGCACGCGTGGTCACCTCGGCCGCAGTCATCATGATCTCGGTGTTCGCTGCGTTCATCGCCGAGCCGGACTCGTTCATCAAGTCCATCGGCTTCGCGCTCGCCGCTGCCGTGTTCTTCGACGCGTTCGTCGTGCGCATGGTGCTGATTCCGTCGGTGATGGCGCTGCTGGGCGACAAGGCCTGGTGGCTGCCGAAGTGGCTGGACAAGATCCTGCCCAACGTGGACATCGAAGGTGCCAAGCTGAAGACGGCTCCGGAGAAGACCCTGTAG
- a CDS encoding pyridoxamine 5'-phosphate oxidase family protein codes for MPQSNHYHHLMFGPAAIARQKVDGSYTAYGSQTERPDDGPMSLDTREKAMIRAVDQFQIATVAETGWPYIQYRSGPKGFLQVLDDRTLGFADFAGNHQYVTAANLDHDDRVAVFLVNYPLRQRLKLYGRARTVEAADDPQLLDRLRKIGDLTVAATCERSVVIDVEAFDWNCTRSIIPRYDAAYLADLSEVYQRKAAEREQELLQRISELEDQLTQSSAHRSDPETPS; via the coding sequence GTGCCGCAGAGCAACCACTATCACCATTTGATGTTCGGTCCTGCTGCAATTGCGCGGCAGAAGGTCGACGGCAGCTACACCGCCTACGGCTCACAGACCGAGCGCCCCGACGACGGTCCGATGTCTCTCGACACTCGCGAGAAGGCCATGATCCGCGCGGTGGATCAGTTCCAGATCGCCACTGTTGCCGAGACCGGCTGGCCCTACATTCAGTATCGAAGCGGCCCCAAGGGGTTCCTGCAGGTCCTCGACGACCGCACACTCGGCTTCGCCGATTTCGCCGGCAACCATCAGTACGTCACGGCGGCCAATCTCGATCACGACGATCGCGTCGCCGTGTTCTTGGTCAATTACCCTCTGCGCCAACGCCTCAAGCTCTACGGCCGGGCACGAACCGTCGAGGCCGCAGATGATCCCCAACTACTGGACCGACTGAGAAAGATCGGCGACCTGACCGTCGCCGCCACGTGCGAGCGCAGCGTCGTCATCGACGTCGAGGCCTTCGACTGGAACTGCACCCGCAGCATCATCCCCCGCTACGACGCGGCATACCTCGCGGACCTGTCCGAGGTGTACCAGCGCAAAGCTGCAGAGCGGGAACAGGAACTGCTACAGCGGATTTCGGAGCTCGAAGATCAACTCACGCAGTCTTCGGCGCATAGAAGCGACCCAGAAACTCCGTCTTGA
- a CDS encoding ABC transporter ATP-binding protein, whose protein sequence is MEKTEEKDDAPVAKAVVPGTKARNFKGSFKRLVGLLAPEKVLLSVMLAFGIASTVLTVAAPTVLGHATDLIFDGVVGRGLEPGQTKEQAIDGLRAAGNDSTADLLSGMNVIPGAGIDFGAVGTVLMWVLVLYVLSSLLAWAQGYILNIALQRRILLLRASVEAKVHRLPLKYFDNNARGETLSRVTNDIDNVSTSLQQTLSQLITGILTVLGILGVMIWISPLLALVAVLTIPASFAVTAVIAKRSQPHFVAQWKHTGKLNAQIEETYTGHEIVKAFGRQEEVEREFGDRNEKLFQSSFRAQFISGMIMPVIMFLGNINYVVIAVVGGLRVASGTLSLGEVQAFIQYSRQFTQPLTQVGSMVNLIQSGVASAERIFEVLDAEEEDADPADAVRPIERRGRVEFENVSFGYSADRPLIENLSLVADPGHLVAIVGPTGAGKTTLVNLIMRFYEIDSGRITLDGVDTRKMTREELRARTGMVLQDTWLFGGTIRDNIAYGDPSASEEEILEAARVSYVDRFVHSLPDGYDTIIDEEGNNVSAGEKQLITIARAFLAKPLILILDEATSSVDTRTELLVQKATAKLRSDRTSFVIAHRLSTIRDADTIVVMENGSIVEQGNHEELLEARGAYFRLNAAGAASPQVHRNS, encoded by the coding sequence GTGGAGAAGACGGAAGAGAAGGACGACGCACCCGTCGCGAAGGCTGTGGTGCCGGGTACCAAGGCCCGTAACTTCAAGGGTTCGTTCAAGAGGTTGGTCGGCCTGCTCGCTCCCGAGAAGGTGCTCCTGTCGGTGATGCTGGCCTTCGGTATCGCCAGCACCGTGCTCACCGTGGCCGCGCCGACCGTGCTCGGCCACGCGACCGACCTCATCTTCGACGGCGTCGTCGGCAGGGGCCTCGAGCCCGGTCAGACGAAAGAGCAAGCGATCGACGGGCTTCGGGCAGCCGGGAACGATTCGACGGCCGATCTGCTGTCAGGCATGAATGTCATCCCCGGTGCCGGTATCGATTTCGGTGCTGTCGGAACCGTCCTGATGTGGGTCCTCGTGCTGTACGTACTCTCGTCACTGCTCGCCTGGGCGCAGGGCTACATTCTCAACATCGCGCTGCAGCGTCGAATCCTGTTGTTGCGCGCTAGCGTCGAGGCCAAGGTGCATCGACTGCCGCTGAAGTACTTCGACAACAATGCGCGCGGTGAGACGCTCAGCCGCGTCACCAACGACATCGACAACGTCTCGACCAGCCTGCAGCAGACACTCAGTCAGTTGATCACCGGCATTCTCACCGTGCTCGGCATCCTCGGTGTGATGATCTGGATCTCGCCACTGCTGGCTCTCGTTGCGGTGCTGACCATTCCGGCGTCGTTCGCGGTGACCGCCGTCATCGCCAAGCGTTCGCAGCCGCACTTCGTCGCACAGTGGAAGCACACCGGAAAGCTGAACGCCCAGATCGAGGAGACGTACACCGGCCACGAGATCGTCAAGGCCTTCGGTCGACAGGAAGAGGTGGAGCGCGAGTTCGGCGATCGCAACGAAAAGCTCTTCCAGTCCAGCTTCCGAGCTCAGTTCATCTCCGGCATGATCATGCCCGTCATCATGTTCCTCGGAAACATCAACTACGTGGTCATCGCCGTCGTCGGTGGGCTGCGGGTCGCGTCCGGCACGCTCAGTCTCGGTGAAGTGCAGGCCTTCATCCAGTACTCGCGTCAGTTCACACAGCCGCTCACTCAGGTCGGTTCGATGGTGAACCTCATCCAGTCCGGTGTCGCCTCCGCCGAGCGCATCTTCGAGGTGCTCGACGCCGAGGAAGAGGATGCAGATCCCGCCGATGCGGTGCGGCCCATCGAGCGACGGGGACGCGTCGAATTCGAGAATGTCTCCTTCGGCTACTCGGCCGACCGCCCGCTGATCGAAAACCTCTCGCTGGTGGCCGATCCTGGTCACCTGGTCGCGATCGTCGGTCCCACCGGTGCGGGAAAGACCACATTGGTCAACCTCATCATGCGGTTCTACGAGATCGACTCGGGCCGCATCACTCTCGACGGCGTCGACACCAGGAAGATGACCCGCGAAGAACTGCGCGCTCGCACCGGCATGGTGCTGCAGGACACCTGGTTGTTCGGCGGAACCATTCGCGACAACATCGCCTACGGCGACCCGAGCGCCAGCGAAGAGGAAATCCTCGAGGCCGCGCGGGTGAGCTACGTGGACCGTTTCGTGCACTCCCTGCCCGACGGCTACGACACGATCATCGACGAGGAGGGAAACAACGTCAGCGCCGGTGAGAAGCAGCTCATCACCATCGCCCGCGCCTTCCTGGCCAAGCCGTTGATCCTCATCCTCGACGAGGCCACCAGCTCCGTCGACACTCGAACCGAACTGTTGGTGCAGAAGGCCACAGCGAAACTGCGCAGCGATCGCACCAGTTTTGTTATCGCGCATCGTCTCTCGACCATCCGGGACGCGGACACGATCGTGGTGATGGAAAACGGCAGCATCGTGGAGCAGGGCAATCACGAGGAACTTCTCGAGGCCAGGGGTGCGTACTTCCGCCTCAATGCGGCTGGAGCGGCTTCGCCGCAGGTGCATAGAAATTCGTAG
- the tgt gene encoding tRNA guanosine(34) transglycosylase Tgt produces MSSSSFGFDIGTRLDGELGRTGTIHTPHGDIATPAFIAVGTKATVKAVLPEAMKKLGAQAVLANAYHLYLQPGSDIVDEAGGLGKFMNWDGPTFTDSGGFQVMSLGVGFKKVISMDATRVQSDDVIAEGKERLAHVDDDGVTFKSHLDGSKHRFTPEVSMQIQHRLGADIMFAFDELTTLMNTRGYQEMSVDRTQAWAKRCVLEHERLTVERADKPYQALFGVVQGAQYEDLRRKAAHDLETITGETGRGFDGYGIGGALEKQNLGTITRWVNEELPEHKPRHMLGISEPDDFFTAIENGADTFDCVNPSRVARNAAIYVPSGRFNINTAKHRRDFTPIDENCDCYTCAHYTKAYIHHLFKAKEMLASTLCTIHNERFTVKLVDDIRASIEQGRFAEFKTEFLGRFYAPKTA; encoded by the coding sequence GTGAGTTCCTCCAGTTTCGGCTTCGATATCGGCACCCGGCTCGACGGTGAGCTCGGGCGCACCGGCACCATCCACACCCCGCACGGTGACATCGCCACCCCCGCGTTCATCGCGGTGGGCACCAAGGCGACCGTCAAAGCGGTGCTGCCCGAGGCGATGAAGAAACTCGGTGCGCAGGCGGTGCTCGCCAACGCGTACCACCTGTACCTGCAGCCGGGCTCGGACATCGTCGACGAGGCTGGTGGGCTGGGCAAGTTCATGAACTGGGACGGGCCGACGTTCACCGACAGCGGCGGATTCCAGGTCATGTCGCTCGGTGTCGGGTTCAAGAAGGTCATCTCGATGGACGCCACGCGCGTGCAGTCCGACGACGTCATCGCCGAGGGCAAGGAGCGGCTGGCTCACGTCGACGACGACGGCGTGACGTTCAAATCCCATCTCGACGGCTCCAAGCATCGATTCACTCCCGAGGTGTCGATGCAGATTCAGCATCGGCTCGGTGCCGACATCATGTTCGCGTTCGACGAGCTGACCACGCTGATGAATACCCGCGGCTATCAGGAGATGTCGGTCGACCGAACCCAGGCGTGGGCGAAGCGATGCGTCCTCGAACACGAACGGCTCACGGTCGAGCGCGCCGACAAGCCGTACCAGGCGCTGTTCGGAGTGGTGCAGGGCGCGCAGTACGAGGATCTACGACGCAAGGCCGCCCACGATCTCGAGACGATCACCGGCGAAACAGGCCGTGGCTTCGACGGCTACGGGATCGGCGGTGCGCTCGAGAAGCAGAACCTCGGCACCATCACTCGGTGGGTGAACGAGGAACTGCCCGAACACAAGCCGCGGCACATGCTCGGGATCAGCGAACCGGACGATTTCTTCACCGCCATCGAGAACGGCGCCGACACCTTCGATTGCGTCAATCCCTCACGCGTGGCACGCAATGCAGCGATCTACGTGCCGTCGGGCCGTTTCAACATCAACACCGCCAAGCATCGACGCGACTTCACCCCGATCGACGAGAACTGCGACTGCTACACCTGCGCGCACTACACCAAGGCCTACATCCATCACCTGTTCAAGGCCAAGGAAATGCTCGCGTCGACGCTGTGCACCATCCACAACGAGCGCTTCACGGTCAAACTGGTGGACGACATTCGAGCCTCGATCGAGCAGGGACGTTTCGCCGAATTCAAGACGGAGTTTCTGGGTCGCTTCTATGCGCCGAAGACTGCGTGA
- a CDS encoding ABC transporter ATP-binding protein — protein MLIPLLRTYLAPYKLPIVALVLLQLVATLAALFLPSLNADIIDKGVTTGDTGYILSAGGLMLAVSAVQIISSVAAVFIGARAAMGVGRDLRGAILHRVGTFSAREVGQFGAPSLITRNTNDVQQVQLVIVMGFTIVVMAPIMCVGGIVMSLREDLGLSWILLIAVPGLAISMGLIIVKMVPAFRSMQKRIDAVNRVLREQITGIRVVRAFVREDFEVDRFGAANTALTETALRVGRLMALMFPTVMLISNVTSVAVIWFGGHAIDQGTMQIGSLTALLSYIMLILMSVMMASFIAMMVPRASVCADRISEVLATESSVVLPDKPKTFASSPGTVELVNAEFSFPGAEYPVLCGVNLRAEAGKVTAIIGGTGSGKSTLVNLIPRLIDVTGGEVRVGGVDIRELDLDLLRSEIGLIPQKPYLFSGTIASNLRYGKSDATDAELWEALEIAQGADFVRAMPEGLETPVAQGGTTVSGGQRQRLAIARALVRKPSIYLFDDSFSALDLTTDANLRAALKPVTRDACMIVVAQRVSTIIDADQILVLDDGKPVGVGTHDQLMADCPTYAEIVDSQRAVAGAL, from the coding sequence ATGCTGATTCCCCTGCTGCGCACGTATCTGGCGCCGTACAAGCTGCCGATCGTCGCGTTGGTTCTGCTGCAACTCGTCGCCACGTTGGCGGCGCTGTTCCTGCCCAGCCTCAATGCCGACATCATCGACAAGGGCGTCACCACGGGCGACACGGGTTACATCCTCTCTGCCGGCGGACTGATGCTGGCGGTCTCGGCAGTACAGATCATCAGCTCGGTGGCCGCGGTGTTCATCGGTGCTCGCGCGGCCATGGGTGTCGGACGCGATCTGCGTGGCGCGATCCTGCACCGCGTCGGCACGTTCTCGGCTCGTGAGGTCGGCCAGTTCGGTGCGCCGTCGCTGATCACCCGCAACACCAACGACGTTCAGCAGGTGCAGTTGGTGATCGTCATGGGGTTCACCATCGTGGTGATGGCTCCGATCATGTGCGTCGGTGGCATCGTGATGTCGCTACGCGAGGACCTCGGCCTCTCCTGGATCCTGTTGATCGCGGTACCGGGGTTGGCGATCTCCATGGGCCTGATCATCGTCAAGATGGTGCCGGCCTTCCGCTCGATGCAGAAGCGCATCGACGCCGTCAATCGTGTTCTGCGTGAACAGATCACCGGAATTCGCGTGGTGCGGGCGTTCGTCCGAGAGGACTTCGAGGTCGACAGGTTCGGAGCGGCCAACACCGCACTCACCGAAACCGCACTACGCGTCGGGCGGCTCATGGCGTTGATGTTCCCGACGGTCATGCTCATCAGCAACGTCACCAGCGTCGCCGTCATCTGGTTCGGTGGCCATGCCATCGATCAGGGCACCATGCAGATCGGGTCTCTCACAGCCCTTCTCAGCTACATCATGCTCATCCTCATGTCGGTGATGATGGCCTCCTTCATCGCAATGATGGTGCCCCGCGCGTCGGTGTGTGCCGACCGCATCAGTGAGGTACTGGCCACCGAATCGTCGGTCGTGTTGCCGGACAAGCCCAAGACTTTCGCATCCTCGCCGGGAACGGTCGAGCTCGTCAACGCCGAATTCTCCTTTCCCGGTGCCGAATATCCGGTGCTCTGCGGAGTGAACCTGCGGGCCGAAGCAGGCAAGGTCACCGCGATCATCGGCGGTACCGGCTCCGGAAAGTCCACGCTGGTCAACCTGATTCCGCGACTCATCGACGTCACCGGCGGTGAGGTACGCGTCGGCGGAGTCGATATCCGCGAACTCGATCTGGATCTGCTGCGTTCCGAGATCGGTCTGATTCCGCAGAAGCCGTACCTGTTCTCGGGCACCATCGCCAGCAATCTGCGATACGGCAAGTCCGACGCCACCGACGCGGAACTGTGGGAGGCACTCGAGATCGCCCAGGGTGCCGACTTCGTGCGCGCCATGCCCGAGGGACTGGAAACACCCGTCGCACAGGGTGGTACGACGGTCTCCGGTGGTCAGCGTCAACGCCTGGCCATCGCTCGTGCGCTGGTGCGCAAACCCAGCATCTACCTGTTCGACGACTCGTTCTCCGCACTGGATCTGACGACCGATGCCAATCTGCGGGCGGCACTGAAGCCGGTGACGCGAGATGCGTGCATGATCGTTGTTGCTCAACGTGTCTCGACCATCATCGACGCCGACCAGATACTCGTACTCGACGACGGAAAGCCGGTAGGTGTGGGTACCCACGACCAATTGATGGCCGATTGCCCCACCTACGCCGAGATCGTCGACTCACAGCGCGCCGTGGCCGGTGCACTGTGA